A section of the Clostridium sp. TW13 genome encodes:
- the metG gene encoding methionine--tRNA ligase yields MCKKPYYITTPIYYPSANLHIGNTYTTVAADAIARFKRLTGYDVMFLTGTDEHGQKIQRKAEEKGVTPKEFVDEIVAGIQDLWSMMDISYDKFIRTTDDYHIKAVQDIFKRLYDQGDIYKSSYEGLYCTPCESFWTETQLVNGCCPDCGRPVEKAKEEAYFFKMSKYADRLIKYIEENPHFIQPESRKNEMLNNFLKPGLQDLCVSRTSFSWGIPVTFDEEHVIYVWIDALSNYITALGYGSGNDELYKKYWPADVHLIGKDILRFHTIYWPIMLMALDLPLPKQVFGHGWLLVDGGKMSKSKGNVVDPVVLVNSFGVDAVRYYLLREIPFGSDGLFNNEIFIKKINSDLCNDLGNLLSRSVAMVEKYFGGVIPAPTAKEDIDDELISLALATPKKVEDNINALKIPEALEDIWTLISRANKYIDETTPWILAKDEDKKERLGTVLYNLIESLRFTSVLLQAFLPTTSKKINEQINAEVLSWNSLSAFDGTSAGTKVNKGEAIFPRIDVDAKIKELEELKAQQQQETAKVEIQPIKEEITIEDFEKLDLRVVKVKECEPVKGAKKLLKLKVDLGGEERQVISGISKFYKPEELVGKNVVLVANLKPVKLRGELSQGMILCAATDDDSQLFAVDPGNVPTGSIVR; encoded by the coding sequence ATGTGTAAAAAACCATATTATATTACAACACCAATTTATTATCCATCAGCAAATCTTCATATAGGAAATACATATACTACAGTAGCAGCTGATGCTATAGCAAGATTTAAGAGATTAACAGGCTATGATGTTATGTTCTTAACAGGAACAGATGAACATGGACAAAAGATTCAAAGAAAAGCAGAAGAAAAGGGTGTAACACCAAAGGAATTTGTAGATGAAATAGTAGCAGGAATCCAAGATTTATGGTCAATGATGGATATAAGCTATGATAAGTTTATAAGAACTACAGATGATTATCATATAAAGGCAGTACAAGATATATTTAAGAGATTATATGATCAAGGAGATATTTATAAGAGTTCTTATGAAGGATTATATTGTACACCATGTGAATCTTTCTGGACTGAGACTCAATTAGTAAATGGATGTTGTCCTGATTGTGGAAGACCAGTTGAAAAGGCTAAAGAAGAAGCTTATTTCTTTAAGATGAGCAAATATGCAGATAGACTTATAAAGTATATAGAAGAAAATCCTCATTTCATTCAACCAGAATCAAGAAAAAATGAAATGCTAAATAACTTCTTAAAACCAGGGTTACAAGATCTTTGTGTGTCAAGAACTAGTTTCTCTTGGGGAATTCCAGTAACTTTTGACGAAGAACATGTTATTTATGTTTGGATAGATGCACTTTCAAACTATATAACTGCTTTAGGTTATGGCAGTGGAAATGATGAATTATACAAGAAATACTGGCCTGCAGATGTACATTTAATTGGTAAAGATATATTAAGATTCCACACAATATACTGGCCAATAATGTTAATGGCTTTAGATTTGCCACTTCCTAAGCAAGTATTTGGTCATGGTTGGCTACTTGTAGATGGTGGTAAGATGTCAAAATCAAAAGGAAATGTTGTAGACCCAGTAGTTTTAGTAAATAGCTTTGGTGTAGATGCTGTAAGATACTATTTATTAAGAGAGATACCATTTGGTTCAGATGGACTATTCAATAATGAAATATTCATAAAGAAGATAAATTCAGATTTATGCAATGACTTAGGAAATCTACTTTCCAGAAGTGTGGCCATGGTTGAAAAATACTTTGGAGGAGTTATTCCAGCACCAACAGCGAAGGAAGATATCGATGATGAACTTATCAGCTTAGCTCTAGCTACACCTAAGAAGGTTGAAGATAACATAAATGCTTTAAAGATTCCAGAAGCTTTAGAAGATATTTGGACTTTAATTAGCAGAGCAAATAAATATATAGATGAAACAACACCTTGGATATTAGCTAAGGATGAAGATAAAAAAGAAAGATTAGGTACTGTTTTATATAACTTAATTGAGAGTTTAAGATTTACTTCTGTTTTACTTCAAGCATTTTTACCAACAACAAGTAAAAAGATTAATGAACAAATTAATGCAGAAGTTTTAAGCTGGAACAGTCTATCTGCTTTTGATGGAACAAGTGCAGGTACAAAAGTTAACAAAGGAGAAGCAATTTTCCCTAGAATAGATGTAGATGCTAAAATCAAGGAATTAGAAGAACTAAAGGCGCAGCAACAGCAAGAAACTGCAAAAGTTGAAATCCAACCAATTAAAGAAGAAATAACTATAGAGGATTTTGAAAAGCTTGATTTAAGAGTAGTTAAGGTAAAAGAGTGTGAACCTGTAAAGGGCGCAAAAAAATTACTTAAATTAAAGGTAGATCTAGGAGGAGAAGAAAGACAGGTTATATCAGGAATCTCTAAGTTCTACAAG